A stretch of Paenibacillus sp. URB8-2 DNA encodes these proteins:
- a CDS encoding NifB/NifX family molybdenum-iron cluster-binding protein, which produces MKVAVGSSDGYAVDQHFGQCDRFMIYDVDEEGLYVLSENRKIGNPASQNGHEQSRLQAVAESLADCSYVLVGRIGPGAAAVLHNLGTTALAVEAPIEKALDRLLAFLHSGRGAILQ; this is translated from the coding sequence ATGAAAGTGGCAGTAGGCAGTTCAGACGGTTATGCCGTAGACCAGCACTTCGGCCAGTGCGACCGATTTATGATCTACGACGTCGATGAAGAAGGTTTGTATGTACTGAGCGAAAACCGGAAAATAGGCAATCCTGCCAGTCAAAACGGACATGAGCAAAGCCGGTTGCAGGCTGTGGCCGAGTCATTGGCTGACTGTTCATATGTCCTTGTCGGGCGGATCGGTCCAGGCGCTGCGGCGGTGCTCCACAATCTGGGAACTACGGCTCTTGCCGTCGAGGCCCCAATTGAAAAGGCTTTGGACAGATTGTTAGCCTTTCTTCATTCGGGCCGAGGAGCCATTTTACAATAG
- a CDS encoding thiamine pyrophosphate-dependent enzyme encodes MAIDYEKEVGSAKVEQKFLYESGNEMAAYAAHQINYHVMGYFPISPSTEVAQFLDSMKASGQHDIMLVPSDGEHSSAGICYGASTAGGRVFNATSAQGYLYMLEQLPVQSGTRMPMVMNLICRSISGPLNIHGDHSDLYFALNTGWPILMCPDPQSVYDMNIMAIKLAEHAKVRLPVLVAMDGYFTSHQKRRVQAIANREDVQKFVGPQPTGYDDTLDRENPISVGPYMNEPDYINNKYQQSVAMYNAGEVFEEIAKEYGDLTGRYYPILSQYRMEDAEVAVFLMNSASEIIKDVVDQLREKGVKAGAISPNIIRPFPQKQIAEALKNVKAITVGDRADSFGAHGGNMVNEIKAALFTYGNTTTKVISRIYGVGGKDFFAEDGHSLFELAIEAAESGEVKVPFDYYGHNPGAAESAPKRVLKPLKFESLKTGLITVDKDEETGKLKVKIPPMRSLTVKPKRLSPGHGTCPGCGIFSGLELFFKGIEGDIVALYHTGCAYVTTTGYPYSSHKSTFIHNLFQSGAATMSGVVEMFWERKRRGELDSLNLKDDFTFVMVTGDGGMDIGMGPAIGAALRGHKMIVLEYDNEGYMNTGAQQSYSTPIGHRTSTSSIGKTQKGKVTQHKDTPQIMAATNIPYVFTGSEAFPQDLVKKAAKAQWYAQNEGLVYGKILSACPLNWMTEDNVGTKLVSLAVDSCFFPLYEVEQGVTTITYNPEEKEKRVDVTEWLKGMGKTKHLLKEENEAALNNFKEEVQRRWSRLKAKHEHPEL; translated from the coding sequence ATGGCTATCGATTACGAAAAGGAAGTCGGCTCCGCCAAGGTGGAGCAGAAGTTTTTATATGAATCCGGCAATGAAATGGCGGCTTACGCTGCACATCAAATCAACTACCATGTGATGGGCTATTTCCCGATCTCCCCGTCCACGGAGGTTGCGCAGTTCCTCGATTCCATGAAAGCCAGCGGACAGCATGACATCATGCTGGTGCCTTCCGACGGCGAACACAGCTCCGCAGGCATATGCTATGGCGCGTCCACCGCGGGCGGCCGCGTATTTAACGCGACAAGCGCACAAGGCTACCTGTACATGCTGGAGCAGCTTCCGGTTCAATCCGGTACGCGGATGCCGATGGTCATGAACCTCATCTGCCGCTCCATTTCCGGACCTCTGAACATTCACGGCGATCACTCCGATCTGTATTTTGCGCTGAACACCGGCTGGCCGATCCTGATGTGTCCGGATCCGCAGTCCGTATATGATATGAACATCATGGCAATCAAACTTGCCGAGCATGCCAAGGTTCGCCTTCCCGTGCTTGTGGCCATGGACGGATATTTCACTTCTCACCAAAAACGCCGTGTCCAAGCTATTGCGAACCGCGAAGATGTTCAGAAATTCGTAGGTCCTCAACCGACCGGTTATGACGATACCCTGGACCGCGAGAATCCGATTTCTGTCGGCCCTTACATGAATGAACCGGACTATATTAACAACAAATACCAACAATCCGTGGCGATGTACAATGCCGGGGAAGTATTTGAAGAAATCGCTAAGGAATATGGCGATCTGACAGGCCGCTATTACCCAATCCTGTCGCAGTATCGCATGGAGGATGCCGAGGTTGCGGTATTCCTGATGAACTCCGCTTCCGAGATCATCAAGGACGTTGTCGACCAACTGCGCGAGAAAGGCGTGAAAGCCGGCGCTATTTCGCCGAACATTATCCGTCCGTTCCCGCAGAAGCAAATCGCCGAAGCGCTGAAGAACGTCAAAGCCATTACCGTTGGCGACCGCGCGGATTCTTTCGGAGCGCATGGCGGCAACATGGTTAACGAAATCAAAGCAGCCCTGTTCACCTACGGCAACACCACAACGAAGGTCATCAGCCGGATTTACGGTGTCGGCGGCAAGGACTTCTTCGCCGAAGATGGCCACAGCCTGTTCGAACTGGCTATTGAAGCAGCGGAATCCGGTGAAGTAAAGGTTCCTTTCGACTACTATGGCCACAACCCGGGCGCTGCTGAAAGCGCGCCGAAGCGTGTGCTCAAACCGCTTAAATTCGAGTCTCTCAAGACTGGCTTGATTACTGTGGACAAGGATGAAGAGACAGGCAAACTCAAGGTTAAGATTCCGCCAATGCGCAGCTTGACCGTTAAACCGAAACGTTTGTCCCCAGGTCACGGCACTTGCCCGGGTTGCGGTATTTTCTCCGGTCTGGAGCTGTTCTTCAAAGGTATTGAAGGAGATATTGTTGCTCTGTACCACACAGGCTGCGCCTATGTTACAACGACCGGCTATCCTTACTCTTCCCATAAATCGACTTTCATCCACAACCTGTTCCAAAGCGGGGCCGCGACAATGTCCGGCGTGGTTGAAATGTTCTGGGAACGCAAACGCCGCGGCGAGCTTGACAGCCTTAATTTGAAAGACGACTTTACCTTTGTAATGGTTACCGGCGACGGCGGCATGGATATCGGTATGGGACCGGCAATCGGCGCCGCGCTTCGCGGACACAAAATGATCGTATTGGAATATGATAACGAAGGTTATATGAATACAGGCGCACAGCAATCGTACTCGACGCCAATCGGTCACCGCACATCGACATCCAGCATCGGCAAGACGCAAAAAGGTAAAGTGACGCAGCATAAAGATACTCCGCAAATTATGGCTGCCACCAATATTCCTTATGTGTTCACAGGCAGCGAAGCATTCCCGCAGGATTTGGTGAAGAAAGCCGCCAAAGCTCAATGGTACGCTCAGAACGAAGGGCTTGTATATGGCAAAATCTTGTCTGCCTGCCCGCTGAACTGGATGACCGAGGACAATGTTGGCACTAAGCTGGTATCTCTCGCAGTTGATTCCTGCTTCTTCCCGCTGTATGAAGTGGAACAAGGCGTTACCACGATTACGTACAATCCGGAAGAGAAAGAGAAGCGCGTCGACGTTACCGAATGGCTCAAAGGCATGGGGAAAACCAAGCATCTTCTCAAGGAAGAGAACGAAGCAGCCCTGAACAACTTCAAGGAAGAGGTTCAGCGCCGCTGGAGCCGTCTCAAAGCGAAGCATGAGCATCCGGAACTGTAA
- a CDS encoding 2-oxoacid:acceptor oxidoreductase family protein, whose product MVQLPKVNELGFFEIRLESIGGLGANLAGKMLAEAGVVGANMNGVSFSSYGSEKKGSPVKAHIRFCDLNTPIRDTSPVERPHVVAVFHEAMGKIVNVTSGITAESTVLINSAKSPEELKELLGVTAGTIAVVDATIIALEEKNRVNMAMLGGLFRLCPFLDPNTMKSVIEKSLGKKYPQAVQSAITTFDRGYNEVKFHTFELPEGESMPEFVRSDTSPLGYETQPIGGTIINPGTTFLKDLSISRSGLVPVYDNESCINCAECDTVCPDMCFVWEEKINKKGKSMMFLKGIDYQYCKGCLKCVEACPTSALSRAREKEGFAEANTVRHTFDLVNQI is encoded by the coding sequence GTGGTACAATTACCGAAAGTGAACGAACTCGGGTTTTTCGAGATCCGTCTCGAATCCATAGGAGGTCTCGGCGCGAACCTGGCCGGTAAAATGCTTGCTGAAGCTGGAGTAGTGGGCGCGAACATGAACGGCGTAAGCTTCTCGTCTTACGGTTCGGAGAAGAAAGGTTCGCCGGTTAAGGCGCATATCCGTTTCTGCGATTTGAATACGCCGATCCGCGATACCTCTCCGGTTGAACGGCCGCATGTCGTTGCCGTATTCCACGAAGCAATGGGCAAGATTGTTAATGTAACAAGCGGCATTACCGCAGAGAGTACGGTGCTGATCAACTCGGCGAAATCTCCCGAAGAACTGAAGGAGCTGCTTGGTGTAACCGCGGGCACAATCGCCGTTGTCGATGCTACCATTATCGCACTGGAAGAGAAGAACCGCGTTAACATGGCAATGCTGGGTGGTCTGTTCCGCCTCTGCCCGTTCCTTGATCCCAATACAATGAAGAGCGTTATCGAGAAGTCGCTCGGCAAGAAATATCCTCAAGCGGTCCAATCGGCCATTACGACTTTCGACCGTGGCTATAATGAAGTGAAGTTCCATACATTTGAACTGCCAGAAGGCGAAAGCATGCCGGAGTTTGTACGGTCCGACACTTCGCCGCTCGGATATGAAACCCAGCCGATTGGCGGCACCATCATCAATCCGGGAACAACCTTCCTGAAGGATCTCAGCATTTCCCGTTCCGGGCTTGTGCCGGTATATGACAATGAGTCCTGCATCAACTGCGCGGAGTGCGACACGGTTTGTCCGGATATGTGCTTCGTTTGGGAAGAGAAGATCAATAAAAAAGGCAAATCGATGATGTTCCTGAAAGGGATCGATTATCAATACTGTAAAGGCTGCCTCAAATGCGTGGAAGCCTGCCCGACATCCGCACTCTCCCGTGCGCGTGAGAAGGAAGGCTTTGCGGAAGCCAATACGGTCCGACATACTTTTGATCTTGTAAACCAGATCTAA
- a CDS encoding nicotinate phosphoribosyltransferase — protein MTGDDELNRELALHTDKYQINMMYAHWVNGTHKRRAVFEAYFRQLPFGNGFAVFAGLERIVGYIGSLRFTEEDIRYLSEQEENYAPAFLEELLQFHFQGTIHSMKEGALVFPEEPLVRVEGTIMEAQLVETAILNFMNFQTLIATKASRIKQVAGNDILLEFGTRRAQEADAAIWGTRAAYIGGFDATSNMLAGRMFGIPAKGTHAHSWVQSFGSEQEAFDTYAKVLPDGVTLLVDTFDTLRSGVPHAIATAKKLEAIGKRMNAIRLDSGDLAYLSIQARKLLDDAGLDYVKIVASNDLDENTISNLKLQGAAIDTWGVGTQLITASDQPALGGVYKLVEIESKDGEMVPTIKISSNPEKVSTPGKKEVYRIIGTNGKAMSDYISFPDEDRPRNGRPLKLFNPLHPYLQKNVERYEALAMLEPIFVNGFQVYNLPGLEEIRRYHREQMDLFWPEYLRKLNPEVYRVSLSETVWNRKQELIKAHMLADRE, from the coding sequence ATGACAGGAGATGATGAGTTGAACAGAGAGCTTGCTCTGCATACGGATAAATACCAGATCAATATGATGTACGCCCATTGGGTGAACGGCACCCATAAGCGCCGCGCCGTGTTTGAGGCTTATTTCCGCCAGCTGCCCTTTGGCAACGGCTTTGCCGTATTTGCCGGTCTGGAACGGATTGTGGGTTATATCGGTTCTCTCCGGTTTACGGAGGAAGATATCCGCTACCTGTCGGAACAGGAAGAGAATTACGCGCCGGCTTTCCTGGAAGAACTGCTGCAATTCCATTTTCAGGGCACGATTCATTCGATGAAAGAAGGCGCTCTAGTGTTTCCGGAAGAGCCGCTGGTCCGGGTGGAGGGCACGATTATGGAAGCCCAGCTGGTGGAGACGGCGATTCTTAATTTTATGAACTTCCAGACACTAATCGCAACCAAGGCGTCGCGGATCAAGCAGGTGGCGGGGAACGACATTCTGCTTGAATTCGGCACCCGCAGAGCCCAGGAAGCCGATGCGGCCATTTGGGGCACTCGTGCGGCTTATATCGGCGGCTTCGACGCCACATCCAATATGCTGGCAGGCCGGATGTTCGGCATTCCCGCCAAGGGAACTCACGCCCATTCCTGGGTGCAGAGCTTCGGCAGCGAGCAGGAAGCGTTCGACACCTACGCGAAGGTGCTGCCGGACGGAGTCACGCTGCTTGTCGACACGTTTGATACACTTCGCAGCGGCGTGCCGCACGCGATTGCCACAGCGAAGAAGCTGGAAGCCATAGGCAAGCGGATGAATGCGATCCGGCTTGACAGCGGCGACTTGGCGTATCTGTCCATTCAGGCGCGCAAGCTGCTTGACGACGCGGGGCTGGATTATGTCAAAATCGTCGCCAGCAATGATCTGGATGAGAACACGATTTCCAACCTGAAACTGCAGGGTGCGGCAATCGACACCTGGGGCGTCGGCACACAGTTGATTACCGCATCCGACCAGCCTGCGCTTGGGGGCGTATACAAGCTGGTGGAGATTGAATCGAAGGACGGAGAGATGGTGCCTACCATCAAGATCTCCTCCAATCCGGAGAAGGTGTCCACACCCGGCAAAAAGGAAGTTTACCGCATTATCGGCACGAACGGAAAAGCGATGTCCGATTATATCAGCTTCCCGGATGAGGACCGTCCAAGAAACGGCCGTCCGCTGAAGCTGTTCAACCCGCTGCATCCCTATTTGCAGAAGAACGTGGAACGTTATGAGGCGCTGGCGATGCTGGAACCTATCTTTGTTAACGGTTTTCAGGTATACAATCTTCCGGGACTTGAAGAGATTCGCCGCTATCATCGTGAGCAGATGGACCTGTTCTGGCCGGAATACCTGCGCAAGCTGAATCCGGAGGTCTACCGGGTCAGCCTCAGCGAGACGGTCTGGAACCGAAAGCAGGAGCTGATCAAGGCGCATATGCTGGCAGACCGGGAATAG
- a CDS encoding cysteine hydrolase family protein: protein MRALIVIDYTKDFVDGSLPVGQPGIEIEARICRLTGDFAENGDFVVMAVDLHDKDDAFHPESKLFPPHNLRESEGRELYGRLKDVYEARRNDIYWMDKTRYSAFCGTNLELKLRERGINELHLIGVCTDICVLHTAVDAYNKGFSIVVHEDAVASFNPEGHAWALGHFAGSLGAKVVKDANKV from the coding sequence ATGCGAGCGCTGATCGTAATCGATTACACGAAGGATTTTGTCGACGGCAGCCTGCCGGTGGGACAGCCGGGGATCGAGATCGAGGCCCGGATCTGCCGGTTAACCGGGGATTTTGCGGAGAACGGCGACTTTGTGGTCATGGCCGTCGATTTGCACGACAAGGATGATGCCTTTCATCCGGAGAGCAAGCTGTTTCCGCCGCATAACCTCCGGGAGAGCGAAGGCAGGGAGCTTTACGGAAGGCTGAAGGATGTGTATGAAGCCCGCCGGAATGACATCTACTGGATGGATAAGACCCGCTACAGCGCTTTTTGCGGAACGAATTTGGAACTGAAGCTGCGGGAACGCGGGATCAACGAGCTGCACCTGATCGGCGTTTGCACGGATATATGCGTCCTGCATACGGCCGTGGATGCTTACAATAAAGGCTTCTCCATCGTTGTGCATGAGGACGCCGTAGCCAGCTTTAATCCCGAAGGACATGCATGGGCGCTCGGGCATTTTGCCGGAAGCCTGGGCGCGAAGGTGGTCAAAGACGCAAATAAGGTTTAA
- a CDS encoding NUDIX domain-containing protein, with protein MSENGEQHYNAKKYRTPDGVPADIVMFTLTKRERKTVTKTLPLRELKVMLIRRKKWPCEGMWALPGGFCQENESIYDAATRELKEETGVDGGHLEYLGVYSTPGRDPRGWIISHAFFALVEEWMLEQRQASDDAGEVGLFTLQEALEELELAFDHHNIITDAYLRIQQQMLQTTIAKQFLPPHFTLSELYQVIQTVVPEFKEPNFIRKITSTRSRQGILQEVRDSDGNPLSSNQYSQRPAQLYMFTDHQPLLSIYT; from the coding sequence GTGAGCGAGAACGGGGAACAACACTACAACGCCAAAAAATACCGCACTCCGGACGGCGTTCCGGCCGATATCGTCATGTTCACGTTGACCAAACGCGAACGGAAGACTGTTACGAAGACGCTTCCGCTGCGTGAACTGAAGGTGATGCTGATCCGGCGGAAGAAATGGCCTTGTGAAGGAATGTGGGCTCTACCCGGGGGTTTCTGTCAGGAAAACGAATCGATATATGATGCGGCTACACGGGAGTTAAAGGAAGAGACGGGAGTCGACGGCGGCCACCTGGAATACTTGGGGGTATACAGCACGCCGGGGCGTGACCCCCGCGGTTGGATCATCAGCCACGCTTTTTTCGCGCTGGTCGAGGAATGGATGCTTGAGCAAAGGCAGGCTTCTGACGATGCGGGGGAGGTCGGCCTGTTTACCCTTCAGGAGGCGCTGGAGGAGCTGGAGCTGGCCTTCGACCACCACAATATTATTACGGACGCTTACCTGCGGATTCAGCAGCAGATGCTGCAGACAACGATTGCGAAGCAGTTCCTGCCGCCTCATTTTACACTCAGCGAGCTGTATCAGGTGATTCAGACGGTAGTTCCGGAATTTAAGGAACCGAACTTTATCCGCAAAATCACTTCCACACGCAGCCGCCAAGGCATTTTACAGGAAGTGCGGGACTCGGACGGCAATCCGCTGAGCTCCAATCAATACTCGCAGCGGCCGGCGCAGCTGTACATGTTTACCGATCATCAGCCGCTCTTATCCATTTATACCTGA
- a CDS encoding RicAFT regulatory complex protein RicA family protein: protein MNKYGMMTYDTRDLIVRDDILAKAKELASLISTSEEVRQFQQAEEKIRNHERVQELISRMKKKQKEIVAFESFGNNEMVAKIEREINELQGEIDDIPLVTEFQQSQTDINYLLQLVVSVIRDTVSEKINVEAGTEAPPSKCGE from the coding sequence ATGAACAAATACGGGATGATGACCTATGATACCCGCGATCTGATTGTGCGTGACGATATCCTGGCAAAAGCCAAGGAACTCGCGTCGTTGATTTCGACCAGTGAGGAAGTCAGGCAGTTTCAGCAGGCAGAGGAGAAAATCCGGAATCATGAACGCGTTCAGGAATTGATTTCCAGAATGAAGAAGAAGCAGAAGGAGATCGTCGCCTTCGAGAGCTTCGGGAATAACGAAATGGTGGCCAAAATCGAACGCGAGATCAACGAGCTTCAAGGCGAAATCGACGACATTCCGCTTGTTACCGAATTTCAGCAAAGCCAAACCGACATCAATTACCTGCTGCAATTGGTCGTATCTGTCATTCGGGACACCGTCTCGGAGAAAATCAATGTCGAGGCCGGAACCGAAGCCCCGCCATCTAAATGCGGCGAATAG
- the miaB gene encoding tRNA (N6-isopentenyl adenosine(37)-C2)-methylthiotransferase MiaB: MTKESNSPDLKSGKGAKDYSKYFDFSGAKVISEQEGKTTYRIKGRTIQVNSQPDYKEGKRRGKEDIEVHYDFAIPEDMRAFGEGKLYHITTYGCLMNEHDTETMKGMLEQMGYRSTEDRNEADIILLNTCAIRENAEDKVFGELGHLKHLKTEKPGLLLGVSGCMSQEEGVVSRIMAKHGFVDMIFGTHNIHRLPALIKEAVFSKELVVEVWSKEGDIIENLPKKREGMRAWVNIMYGCDKFCTYCIVPYTRGKERSRRPEDVIAELRELARQGFKEVTLLGQNVNAYGKDFADIDYTFGDLMDDLRKIDIPRIRFMTSHPRDFDDKLVEVLGKGGNLMESIHLPVQSGSNAILKKMSRKYSRETYLTLFGKLKASVKDLVLTTDIIVGFPGETEEQFEETMSLVREVGFDMAYTFIYSPREGTPAAAMEDNVPAEVKSDRLRRLNGLISEQSRIGNERMLGQTVEVLVEGESKNNAAVLSGRTRSNKLVHFEGPKELVGSFVNVRITDTKTWYIKGVCVTEAAAVH, from the coding sequence ATGACCAAGGAGAGTAACTCACCGGACTTAAAATCCGGCAAGGGTGCCAAGGATTACTCCAAATACTTCGATTTTAGCGGAGCCAAGGTGATCAGCGAACAAGAGGGAAAGACCACCTACCGCATCAAGGGACGAACCATTCAGGTAAACAGCCAGCCCGACTATAAGGAAGGCAAACGGCGCGGCAAGGAAGATATAGAAGTCCACTACGATTTTGCCATTCCCGAGGACATGAGAGCTTTTGGCGAAGGCAAGCTGTACCACATCACGACTTACGGCTGTCTAATGAACGAGCATGATACCGAGACAATGAAGGGCATGCTGGAGCAGATGGGCTACCGGAGCACCGAGGACCGGAACGAGGCGGATATCATATTGCTCAATACTTGCGCCATCCGGGAGAACGCCGAAGACAAGGTATTCGGGGAACTCGGCCATCTCAAGCATCTGAAGACGGAGAAACCGGGCCTGCTGCTCGGCGTCAGCGGATGCATGTCCCAGGAAGAGGGAGTCGTAAGCCGGATCATGGCGAAGCACGGGTTTGTCGATATGATCTTCGGCACACATAATATCCACCGTCTTCCGGCATTGATCAAGGAAGCGGTGTTCAGCAAAGAGCTGGTGGTGGAAGTCTGGTCCAAGGAAGGCGACATTATCGAGAACCTGCCGAAAAAAAGGGAGGGCATGCGCGCCTGGGTCAACATCATGTACGGCTGCGACAAGTTCTGTACGTACTGCATCGTCCCGTACACCCGGGGCAAGGAACGAAGCCGCCGTCCCGAGGATGTGATCGCGGAGCTTCGCGAACTGGCCCGCCAGGGCTTCAAAGAAGTGACGCTGCTCGGGCAGAACGTGAACGCTTACGGCAAGGATTTTGCCGATATCGATTACACGTTTGGCGATTTGATGGACGATCTGCGGAAGATCGACATCCCGCGCATCCGGTTCATGACCTCTCACCCGCGCGATTTTGACGATAAGCTTGTGGAGGTGCTGGGCAAGGGCGGCAACCTGATGGAGAGCATCCATCTGCCCGTTCAATCCGGAAGTAACGCCATTCTGAAGAAAATGAGCCGCAAGTACAGCCGGGAGACCTACCTGACGCTCTTCGGCAAGTTGAAAGCATCGGTCAAGGACCTTGTGCTGACCACGGATATTATCGTTGGCTTCCCAGGCGAGACGGAGGAGCAGTTCGAGGAAACGATGTCGCTGGTGCGCGAAGTCGGTTTCGACATGGCCTACACGTTCATTTATTCTCCCCGTGAAGGAACCCCGGCGGCCGCTATGGAGGACAATGTGCCGGCAGAGGTCAAGAGCGACCGGCTGCGTCGGTTGAACGGGCTGATCAGCGAACAGAGCCGGATCGGCAACGAGCGGATGCTCGGACAAACGGTGGAAGTGCTGGTCGAAGGCGAGAGCAAGAATAACGCCGCCGTGCTGTCCGGACGGACCCGGAGCAACAAGCTGGTTCATTTTGAAGGGCCGAAGGAGCTTGTAGGAAGCTTTGTGAACGTACGCATCACCGATACGAAGACCTGGTATATCAAAGGCGTCTGCGTTACCGAAGCTGCCGCCGTCCATTAA
- a CDS encoding oxidoreductase has translation MFTKIFEPGKIGNLEIKNRLIVPPMLSEYAAEDGRLTERYIRYYEEKAKGGWGLIIAEDNAIEPRGAGFKNIAGLWSDELMEEHKELVERVHNAGAKIAVQVYHAGREASSEIMGMRPVAPSAIQDPTQSETPDELTTEEVKELVEKFAQAIRRCKEAGYDAIELHGAHGYLINQFVSPFSNKRTDAYGGNLMNRLRFPLEIIARAKELVGDEFPIIYRISADELVEGGLTIEDTKVISQVLEQSGVAAIHASAGVYKSGAIVSAPTAIRTAVFSDYAKEIRKVVNIPVFAVNKIIYPHVAESILKEGKADFVAMGRASTADPQFPNKVKEGRLDEIIFCIGCRQGCQWRIAQQNPVSCLVNPLTGKEGEYELKEAEVKKKVMVIGGGPVGMEAAIIAAKRGHDVTLYDKSDKLGGQWLLAAIPPGKELLNTFTVWQKGELDRLGVKVVLNTEVTKEFVEQVNPDEIILSSGAAPIIPGIPGAGKSHVFTANDVLLGKVDLVDHVVVIGGGLVGAETAEHIAVHNRKTSIVEMRPEIAADMEPASKQFLMESLKRNEVTAYVNSKVLEITDTQVIIETEKGRQSLPASLVVLAIGSKSNNALASELEDKYKVKVIGDAAVVGKALEGINLAYKTALAI, from the coding sequence ATGTTTACCAAGATTTTTGAACCGGGCAAAATAGGTAATTTAGAAATTAAAAACCGGCTGATTGTACCGCCGATGCTGTCCGAATATGCCGCAGAAGACGGCAGACTGACTGAACGTTATATAAGGTACTACGAGGAAAAAGCCAAAGGTGGCTGGGGCCTGATCATCGCCGAGGATAATGCAATAGAGCCCAGAGGCGCCGGATTCAAAAATATAGCCGGGTTATGGTCCGATGAACTCATGGAAGAACATAAGGAATTGGTTGAACGGGTTCATAACGCAGGAGCTAAAATAGCGGTCCAAGTGTATCATGCGGGCAGAGAAGCCAGCAGTGAAATTATGGGGATGAGACCGGTTGCCCCTTCAGCCATTCAAGACCCGACTCAATCTGAAACCCCTGATGAATTGACCACTGAGGAAGTGAAGGAATTGGTGGAGAAGTTCGCACAGGCCATCAGAAGATGTAAAGAAGCAGGCTATGATGCCATCGAGCTTCATGGAGCGCATGGATATTTAATCAATCAATTCGTCTCCCCTTTCTCCAACAAGAGAACCGACGCCTATGGCGGAAACCTGATGAACCGGCTGCGGTTCCCGCTTGAAATCATAGCCAGAGCCAAAGAATTGGTCGGCGATGAGTTCCCGATTATTTACCGGATTTCTGCCGATGAGCTGGTGGAAGGCGGACTGACCATCGAAGATACGAAAGTGATCAGTCAGGTGTTGGAGCAAAGTGGCGTGGCGGCAATTCATGCTTCTGCCGGGGTATACAAGAGCGGAGCAATCGTATCTGCGCCCACAGCGATCAGAACGGCCGTATTCTCCGACTATGCCAAAGAAATTAGAAAAGTGGTCAACATACCGGTATTCGCCGTAAACAAAATCATTTATCCCCATGTGGCGGAGTCGATTCTAAAAGAAGGCAAGGCGGATTTTGTGGCCATGGGCCGGGCTTCTACAGCAGATCCTCAATTCCCGAACAAGGTGAAGGAAGGACGGCTGGATGAAATCATTTTCTGCATCGGCTGCAGACAGGGCTGTCAATGGAGAATCGCTCAGCAAAACCCTGTTTCCTGCTTGGTCAACCCGTTGACGGGCAAAGAAGGTGAGTATGAGCTTAAGGAAGCTGAAGTTAAAAAGAAAGTCATGGTAATCGGCGGCGGTCCCGTTGGGATGGAAGCAGCCATTATCGCCGCAAAACGCGGTCATGATGTAACTTTGTACGATAAGAGCGATAAGCTTGGCGGACAGTGGCTCCTTGCCGCAATCCCTCCCGGAAAAGAACTATTGAATACCTTTACCGTATGGCAAAAGGGCGAGCTTGACCGGTTAGGGGTAAAAGTCGTGTTAAATACAGAGGTAACTAAAGAATTCGTAGAACAAGTGAACCCGGATGAAATCATACTCTCCTCGGGCGCCGCTCCAATCATTCCCGGAATACCGGGCGCGGGTAAATCTCATGTATTTACGGCAAATGATGTATTGTTAGGAAAAGTGGATCTGGTGGATCATGTAGTCGTCATTGGCGGCGGGTTGGTAGGAGCGGAAACGGCAGAACATATTGCGGTTCACAATCGGAAAACCTCCATCGTTGAGATGCGTCCGGAAATTGCAGCAGACATGGAGCCGGCATCCAAGCAGTTCCTGATGGAATCCTTAAAGCGTAATGAAGTGACCGCGTATGTAAATTCAAAGGTTCTGGAAATAACGGATACTCAAGTAATCATTGAAACGGAAAAAGGACGACAATCGCTGCCTGCTTCTTTGGTCGTTTTGGCCATAGGATCAAAGTCCAATAACGCATTAGCTTCGGAACTTGAAGATAAGTACAAAGTTAAAGTGATCGGCGATGCTGCAGTTGTCGGCAAAGCTTTGGAAGGCATCAACCTTGCTTACAAGACGGCTTTGGCAATATAA